A portion of the Candidatus Saccharimonadales bacterium genome contains these proteins:
- a CDS encoding AbrB/MazE/SpoVT family DNA-binding domain-containing protein encodes MPTRKAEDSSIRKLTRVGQGSLAVTIPVAIVNKLNLRERQKVVVRERGGVITVKDWEKPNKT; translated from the coding sequence ATGCCAACAAGAAAAGCTGAAGACAGCAGCATCAGGAAGCTCACCAGGGTCGGCCAAGGCAGCCTGGCCGTTACTATACCGGTGGCCATCGTCAACAAACTAAACTTGCGCGAGCGCCAAAAAGTCGTCGTTCGTGAGCGCGGTGGCGTGATCACTGTCAAGGATTGGGAAAAGCCAAACAAAACCTGA